From the Perca fluviatilis chromosome 11, GENO_Pfluv_1.0, whole genome shotgun sequence genome, the window TGTGAAAAGAAACATAGTTCAAGTTGTAGATCACACCCAGCAGACTGTGAGAGAATCCAACAAAGGCTCCAGCCAACAGAAGGATGAGGTGAGACTCATTCAGGCACATCTGAGGGGAACTGTCAGTGCGGAAAACAAAGTGAGGAAATCAGACTATGGATTGAGCATGCACAGCTCAACATGATAGTTTTATGTGGTAGCTGCTTACCCATCACCCTGTGTGCAAGAGTAGGCGATTGTCTCATATCTGCCCCCAATGGTGATGGCACAACACCAAGCCACGATTATTCCCATGATACAGTGGGCCAGGGAGTTGACAAACTGACGAGGGTGGAGCAGCTGACCCAACAGGGCAATTTTTGAGCATGCAATAGTTGGGATGACTGAAGAGTAACAGAAAAAATAACAGTGTTACAACTAAAGACTAACATGTCTTGGCGGTCATTTTTCCCCCCGTTAAACTCAACACCATTTCCAACACTGCATTGTATAAATGTGCAGGTATATTAATTAGACAGTGACAGTGACAAGCAGTGCAAATTTAACAATGTATGCGTCATACTGATGGATTTGCCTAAGATTATACTGCGTGTAAAGCAGGGccaaaattattaattaaaagaCAGACTATTGTAGATAAAATACTAAAATGTACCTCAATACACTTACagttcctttttttgtttcatattaTAAATAAACTCAAACCTCTGGGAGATGAAATAAGTTACTCCATCAATGAATTAACTCATAACAATGATACAATGTATCAAATGATGTACCATGTACTAACTATTTAAATTATATCATATGCAGACCCTTCATTTTACTTTTACGGTTAGCAGCCAATTCTGATTAATTCACCAAAGATATCAGTTTGATTCTTCTTGGGCACATAAACTCTGAACTGATGAGCTGACGTAATGTGTCTTTTATCTGATAAACCAGTATGGAACCCTGTCAATAACAAGGCATCCTTGAAGACAAGCCAGATATGAGTAAACAATAACAACTTCAAGGAAATAATGAAATTATATATTTGCAGTTACTGATGAAGACATGCGAGTCGAAACGCGTTGgtcattttaaaatacattgcCATGTAAAAGAAAGGCATGGAGTGCCTTGGTTTATTTTTGAAGGAGACATGCAGCTTTACAAATTTTGGAATTGAGATCAGTTTCCACTCTTGCAATGAACCCTTCACAGGATGATATAAACACAGTGCATACTGGCATATCCAAAGAGCACCTGTAGTTGAATACAAGAAAGCCCCAGCAGCGCTTCCACTCCTCCTGTCTATGTATTTGCATCTATGTGTCCTGCCACTCACCTGTATAATACTCCAGGTTCAGGAACCCCACCATGATGATCACTCCACACAGCAGAATGAAGGAGAAGATGGCACTTGCACTCGTTAAGAAGGACAGGCATTCTGCATGTAAAAAAGCAGTCCACAGTGAGCTTCACAAAACGTCATAGCTATGAGTTAATCCCACAATGTGTGGTGACTGACCTGATACCGCCTGGATGGGGTGGAACAGACTGAACCTGCTGATGATTACAAAAACGGCTGTGATGGGTGGCAAAAACAGGACAGCCCAAGCAATACTGGCCACAGCTCTCCAGAATATCACCTGAACAGAGCAGTCAGTCAtcattaaatacataaaaactcACAACTCACCATAACCGTTTTAACAGAGCCGTCAACGTGttataaaaaggtataataTGCGATTCCAAAATAACTTACTGGGGCTTATGCAGACCtgtatgatctcttttcttttcaaaaccCTGTTGCAACATTGCCTACTCCCAATGATCCCCATCTGAGATGTTAACCTGAGTGATTGGGAATGTAGTAACAGACTGATCCGTtaggagtttaaaaaaagaagaagtaatAGTTGGTCATTTTTTTTGCAGCCCGGATCATTGTATTTTCTGATTTTCTGCGGGAGAAACTGTTGATCGTCTGTTCTTTTGGTGTGTACATACATTTAGGAAGGACCTTAAAGTTAACTGACGTTATATAGTTATCATCACGTTATATGACGTCAGTAtaatacacataaaaaaaataacgttagctatttttttctttcatgttcTGTAACTTGTCTTTGTGTCGCTGAaactgttagctaacgttacgctCACATAAGCTAGCATAAACAGACAGGCTACTTAAAGGACGCTAGCACACGCTAcatacattttctattttatgaatgaagactTAAGTTTAAAGACTTACCTTGCGGACGAACCAACAACTTTGCTCTGCAGAAAGCATGTTGTTTAGATCAATGGAGAGCCAAAAGGCAATAACAATCTCTTCGGCTCTCCTGCTGTCAAACTATTTTCCACTGTTTCCCATATCGCGCCACATGCATTCAAAGGACCTCTGAGGACCCCGATTAAAAGTTGTCCGTGTTCCTGCCTGTTGCCAGTATTACAGCCACATGAATTTAGTTTAATGTGCTtgtttaacaaacaaaaaatatgtatgaatgtcagtcagtctgaccaATGCAATGGTTAAACGGAATAAGTTCACAAACAATAGCTTTTAAAAATGGCTTTAGTTAAATCTTGTCTTAAACAGATATATGAAGTAAGGTTGAGTGatacaaatactgaaataactACATTGTCACAATTTAAATTACACAAGACACCAAAACAATTCATACATCAGCTGTACATTATTTAAATTGTATCTCTTTTTACTCATGTGTTTGTTATTTACAGACATATCACACATTAATAATGATTTGCTATATCTGATATGCTTTACTCTCTCAATGCAGAGTGTGTCAGTCAATAAGTCCAGTCAATTCTTAATTCCTTTAGTTTCATCATGCATGTAAGCTTTCTTGTCATGATGATAGTCATTTCCATAAGTTGGAAAACTGTGTTTATCCAAAACTGTCTTTTTGTCATGGTCCCGAGAGACTTGCTTGGTCTCAAAAGCACTGACTGGAAGCGTTTGGGATGAACTGACAGACATCTCAGTTTGAACTGCTTTATGGACGAGTGATTTCTGTACATGTTTCTGGGCAATTGCAGGGAGGGCGAGCTGCTCCCTCTGAACCTTCTTGTCTTCCCACAACTTCAGCAGGCGGCGTTGATTATTTGTCATATCCTTGAGATTTTGCTGCAATGACTGCACTTGATCCtctaaaagtgttttagagGTGACTGTATTTGCCAACTCTGAAGTTAAATCATCAATGGTCAGACTCAGTTTCCCAGCCTTCTCCACCAGGGAACTGCACTCACGGTCCTTTTCATGCAAGTCATTGATTATGTCCTTTGTGGTTTTACCATTGAATTTAGGGTTGCACTCAAGTCCAATCTCATTACGAAGAGCCTTCACTTGTTTCCTCAGCTCCTTGTTGTCCATAGTCAAGGTCTTCAGTTTCTGTTTCAGAGCCTCAGTTGAACGCATCCTCGACTCATACTGTCGGAGCTTCTCTCTGAGAACACTTTCTCTGTGCATGGCGTCATCTCTTTCCTTTCTGCATTTCTCCAAAAGTTTTAATGTCTCAAATTTGGACACTTTTTCACCTTTCCCATTTGAGGCAGCCATCCTATGGTAAGATTCCCAAAtcacaatataaaaaaagagtaaaTATTAAAAAGGCATTTTCATATTGAAATAGTCCTTGAGCATTGTGTTGGTAATCCACTTCACAAGCATGAGCAGCTACATGCATGCCTGAGACTGAGGCAGTTGACATTTCTCTAACAGTGTTATCTGTTTGAAAGGCAGCTCCTGTGTAACTCAAAGCTGGGGCTAGAATGACCATTAATTAGGGCGCCACAATCCCTTTGACACCGTTTCaagtgacactttttttttcttctattttgttAATTAATCTGAGAACTATACCCTTGTTAATCTATGGAAATATGAAACACAGACTTAACAGAGGTCCCCTGTGTGTAAGGTGCTGACCACACGCTGTGTGCCAGTAAAAACAGGCTTTACATACATAAgtaactttttccactgcagGTGATCTGTGCATCCAAACAGTGACACGGTAGATTCTATCAGTTTGATCGACCACACGACAGATAAGATAGATGAGTTGGAAAATCAGTAGCAGCAGCCAAATGCCTGCTTTTAAAGTCAGATGCTCTCTTTGAAATGAAAGGAAGTTATACCAATTAGTTACAATCTCCCtcctaaatatttaaaatgtccaaCTGTTGAAATGTAGTGGCAGCCTTTAATGCAGTCAGGAAGCTGGTAGAGTCATGTTGCCTAGATGTGTGGGAGCTAAGGGTGATTTTAGGTTGTCCTACCTAAAAATATAAAGTTTACCGAAAGAAAAAGttgaacaaaaacatttaaagcatGTATATGATGCAACTTTCCAGTCACTAGACATAGGACTTTTGAAGAATACCCAATGTTTTTACAGATGACAAACATTGaatacagattattattattattaggaaacTAAATGAACACTGCAGTGATAAGATTTAGTGTGTGCTAgactgttttaaaataaatatttgatttTCAGTTGGTGTTTAGACTAAGTTTCGCATTTTTTAGTGGaacaaaatgtcaacaaaacaattgtaatattatttaaagtaatggtttgacattttgggaaatgggCTTATTTGATTTGTTAGATGAAACATATGTGAGAGCTGGTTAGATTATCTTAGCATAAAAACTGGTAGAAACAGCAAGTCTGGCTCGAGgccaaaaaaatacatacagtactgtcAGAAGTCTGGGCATATAACACCCCTGTTTTTACActaaggtttttgtacagattaaacaaacatgaTCGAATGTTTAATTAGAGGTGCTGATGGTTGGATTTTTGTTGCCTTTGGACAGAGCAAGGCTAGCCGTTTCTCCATTTCTAGTCTGTATGTTGAGCTAAGCTAACCAACTACTGGCTGTAGATTCATATTCAAACtaaagacatgagagtggtatcaatcttatAATACAACTcatggcaagaaagcaaatcagcatatttcccaaaatgtggaATTATTTCTTTAATGTGGGTAAAGACGGTATGGAAATAATCTGTTCATAGTTTAATTTGTGCTTGAAAATAGGCTCTGGGTCGACTGTTAATCGTTACAACTTTCATTCATGATGGGTTTCATTAGTAAAGGTGGTTCCCACTGAGAccatgttgtcttttttttcacatggagAACAGACAATTTAAATTGCATGAATTTTATCAAATGCGTTTtgtcacaataaaaaacaattaataaaaaaaatagttacaCAAGTTGTATGTGCCATTTAGAATGGGTCTTTGGCATTACTTGATGGCACTTACGGTTATATCAGTTAGAAGAAAATACAATAACTCTATTTGTCCATAATAAGTCCAACCCTTGAATATCTTACCAACACCTATAATTGTTTTGCTGTTTATACAGAATATTCCTTACACAAAGTATACTAGCCATTTCCCATTAACTGAATAAAAAAGCTGGGATGTACAAATTGCCTTCAATGCCAAAAACATTACTACACAGACTAGTTATCTAAATATTTCAACATAAGAACTATAAAGCAGAAAACTACCATACTACAAGAAATCTTATGTGTTGTGTAACACCATATCTCATTTAACTTTAAAAGACGTTTAGTACACATCGCATTACAAATAATATACTTGGTACCAGTGTTCATTTTCAGAGGTCATGCAGTTAAACCAAGCATATACGCTGGGTTTTAAGGTCTTGAGCCAGAATGTCCGAGTGCAGGTGAAATCCAGCCGACCCATGACTTCATTGCCACAGCAACCCGATTCTCTCTAATAAGGCAACAGGAGAACctgcaaattaaaaaagaataacaCTTGCTTTGGGTAGGAGAAATCATGTAAAGGAAGTCCGGTGTCAGATGTTCTGCTCTAGCGGGTCAAAAATACAAACTCGAGCCAAAGCTACTGAAATAGGCCAACAATGTAGAGCTGCTACTGAAGTAGGAGGTCTTTATTCTTTGATACTATTGaatgtgaattaaaaaaacGGCCATGAGAAAGGCATATAGAATAGGAAGGAATATGGCTCGCATATATCAAGTTATCGAATTGTACAATGAGATCATGGCTTAAAAAGCTTCTGGGTCACTATTGTTTACCTTTAGACAATGAAAGGCTTTCATGTCGAAGACGGCGCCTTAGTCACCTCTGTTGCAGCAGCTGGTAGTACTGCCTCTGGTTTGCTAAAGAAATAGGCCTGAACAACCAAACAAGAAAAGGAGATAAGACAAGTGTACAACAACCCGGCAAAGAAGCAATTACAGTAGTAAGAGAAACTACTGATCAATAAagaactgtgtgtctgtgagtaaGTGTGCAGCAAATATTCAGTTTTACAGGAGAGAATGCAGCATTCCTGCAATCCATTTATCCTAGTCAACCTTCAGACGCTGGCTTACTTTGTAGACTAATTACATGAATGTGACCAGACATACGATACCTCTATGCACCTGATGGTATTCACATTAGGAAGTGCACTAACAACCCGTTCTTACACCAGTTAGCCAATGCGGTCACAGTTTCCAATGAAGAGAGTCTCCCCAGAGGGAGTTCACTTGACACTATCAGGTAGTCATTTCCCAGAAACACAAAGGGAGAAACATGCAAAAATGTCCGTGTAGTGTAGTGTCTGTGATTGACATTGACAAGTTGGGTCAAAGCTTGGCCATGCTACTGAGATCATTGAGGACAAATGAGAAGGAGTCAATCTTTGCTGTTATCTACACCAAGATGGACAGGCAGCTTGGTTCTTCTGGATTAATGAAGATGTAGTTTGCCAAGGCAGGGCAATGAATGTTGTATCTTATTTCCCCTAACAGATTTATTCTCCATATCTCCCAAATCTGAAAACATCCAAACAGTCAAGTAATGTAAAAGCAGCATCATAACTATAGCGAGTAATTACTAATTACCTTACAGCCAACAGCAAGAAGAATGTTGAGCACAGCGATGGCCGACAATACTGCTATGATAACTTTGGGGTGGTCATCCCTGACTGCAGGCCAGAAAGTCATCACCAGAACTGagccagagaggaagagagccACCACGATGGAGCACCACCGCAGCCATTCAAATGGGATAATCCACAGGACCTTATGTAGTAAAACAACAGTgcattatatactatatatacactaATTTTAGGAGACTTATTAGACACAATCAATGCtctaaatgtattcatgatACAGGGGGAAATAAGTATTCATCAACTCCCAAGATTTGTAATTTGGAGCAGCCACGTTACATTGTGTTATAAATTGTTACACCTGTTATGTTGAGATAAAGATTTCAGGTCTTACCACTGCTGGTATGTAAATCGCAAGGGAATATCCATATACACAGACGATCTCCATAAAGGAGTATGACACTAAGTTCATGATCTTGTTGTTTCTCCATAGCAGAAAACCCCAGAGTGCAAGAGGCACAAACCAAGCATAGCTGAAGATCGCTGTTGCAGCTATGGTCACTAGAAAACACAGcaaattcaaaaataaaagagtCTTTAAGCAAAATGTACAGTTTCCTTTTACATTCAACCTGAACAAGTTAGCCATGAACAccaaataataacagtacttgcCTTTTCGAAACTCTGGGGTATACTTATAGTTTGGTTTGCCTAAGTGCACCAGAAAGTTGGATATGTTTCCACTGATGGCAATGGCAAACACAAGAGTGGTGCAAATCCAGAAGGGTCCTGAAAAGCACAAATATCAAGCATTGGAACTTTGTCAGTTTGTGTGCCAATTTGGTTTCTTTAGACAACatttgttatagttattacagaATTTAAGCTACAGAACAGGGACAcagttttcttcttattttccaaaacaaaaaaatgcacatgaAGGTTACTGTTTAAGTGCTAACCATAAAGATCAGGATTTCTACGAAGGTGGACATGAATGAAGTTCTTTCCAGGCCATGGCAGCACTGATCCAATTATTCTTTCCTTCACCTGAAAGAAATGTTCATAACCACTACATACGTACACTAATCAAAGCTACATTTGTTCTGAGGCACTCCATATTACAATACAAAATGTGAGTTGTTAAAGTAATTAAATTAAgttgtaaatatattacatgatGGGTCTCGATGTCAAAAAATCTTTGGTAGTACTCAAACGTCCAGAAGGGGACACTTTTCTTTGGCCCAGAGAGAAGCTTcaattgaaaaaagaaaaaaaaatgagaaaagttaaattaatcAAAGAAATATCTTATAAACAACACGGAAATTGgtgagaaaaaaagtgttattCTTGTGGAGACCTCTGTCTTGTCATCACTGGCAAGTGGGTCCTCGTCATCACCATCAGGAGTGAAACCAGCAGCTTTTCTCTGCTTGTCGGGTTTGATATCGTCTTCTTCAATGCTAATGGTGGTTGCATCTCTGTTGGCTTCCAGCAGATGACCAGCCTCTTCAAATTCTAATCTCATAACATGGATAAATGGAAAATAGTCATCAAAAATGTTGACATTGTTTTTTTAGTGAACTATGCATCACAGTGCAGCACAGGCAGAGTTCTGAGAGATGTGCATACAGATAACAGTGGGAAAGAGCACACAGTAAACTGTAGCAAAACATCAATGAAGCAACTTCGTTTCATAATCAAACAAAATGTGTGGAGGATACTTACCTTGGAATTGGAATGGATCATTTGCCGACGCCATTTACACGACTTCACTCTGCGTGACGTGATTCGCCTCTCAGGAACAAGTTATGTTGCACAAAGGCTACAACTTAATTTTAGAAAGCTGTTGGGGAAAGACACATACAAAAATGTAAGCTCCTTAGCCTAATTATTCTTTCCCCGTACGTTGGTTTCAAATGTTAGAAACTATGATCAAAACAGGAAAAAGGAAacaacgttaacgttataagtTAGCTTAAATTTGCTAACAATTCCTTCCTTGACAGCTCATCAACTAACGTTCAcattaacattaacgttagctagctaactgccTAACGTAACTCTAGGACGAGGAACAAATAGCCAAAGCAGTTGCATTTAGAAATGTAGCTAGCTCTTTAGACAATGCATGCTTACCAAATTATCTACCAAAACCCC encodes:
- the zgc:113691 gene encoding uncharacterized protein zgc:113691, giving the protein MAASNGKGEKVSKFETLKLLEKCRKERDDAMHRESVLREKLRQYESRMRSTEALKQKLKTLTMDNKELRKQVKALRNEIGLECNPKFNGKTTKDIINDLHEKDRECSSLVEKAGKLSLTIDDLTSELANTVTSKTLLEDQVQSLQQNLKDMTNNQRRLLKLWEDKKVQREQLALPAIAQKHVQKSLVHKAVQTEMSVSSSQTLPVSAFETKQVSRDHDKKTVLDKHSFPTYGNDYHHDKKAYMHDETKGIKN
- the yipf1 gene encoding protein YIPF1, yielding MASANDPFQFQEFEEAGHLLEANRDATTISIEEDDIKPDKQRKAAGFTPDGDDEDPLASDDKTELLSGPKKSVPFWTFEYYQRFFDIETHHVKERIIGSVLPWPGKNFIHVHLRRNPDLYGPFWICTTLVFAIAISGNISNFLVHLGKPNYKYTPEFRKVTIAATAIFSYAWFVPLALWGFLLWRNNKIMNLVSYSFMEIVCVYGYSLAIYIPAVVLWIIPFEWLRWCSIVVALFLSGSVLVMTFWPAVRDDHPKVIIAVLSAIAVLNILLAVGCKAYFFSKPEAVLPAAATEVTKAPSST